The following proteins are encoded in a genomic region of Ammospiza caudacuta isolate bAmmCau1 chromosome 3, bAmmCau1.pri, whole genome shotgun sequence:
- the SF3B5 gene encoding splicing factor 3B subunit 5: MTDRYTIHSQLEHLQSKYIGTGHADTTKWEWLVNQHRDSYCSYMGHFDLLNYFAIAENESKARVRFNLMEKMLQPCGPPADKPDES, from the coding sequence ATGACGGACCGGTACACCATCCACAGCCAGCTAGAGCACCTGCAGTCCAAGTACATCGGCACGGGGCACGCCGACACCACCAAGTGGGAGTGGCTGGTGAACCAGCACCGCGACTCGTACTGCTCCTACATGGGCCACTTCGACCTGCTCAACTACTTCGCCATCGCCGAGAACGAGAGCAAGGCGCGCGTCCGCTTCAACCTGATGGAGAAGATGCTGCAGCCCTGCGGGCCGCCCGCAGACAAGCCCGACGAGTCCTGA